One genomic region from Leguminivora glycinivorella isolate SPB_JAAS2020 chromosome 8, LegGlyc_1.1, whole genome shotgun sequence encodes:
- the LOC125228520 gene encoding LOW QUALITY PROTEIN: cytochrome P450 4g15-like (The sequence of the model RefSeq protein was modified relative to this genomic sequence to represent the inferred CDS: inserted 1 base in 1 codon), whose protein sequence is MSYTAAESVAASSTWAATSMXYMLLVPALILWYAYWRMSRRHMYELAEKISGPTGLPLLGNALEFTGGSDQIFKNLVSKSTQYDKEGMVKLWIGPRLLVFLYDPRDVELILSSHVLIDKADEYRFFKPWLGNGLLISTGQKWRSHRKLIAPTFHLNVLKSFIDLFNANSRAVVDKLKKETADFDCHDYMSECTVEILLETAMGVSKSTQDQSGFEYAMAVMKMCDILHLRHTKIWLRPDMLFGLTQYAKNQTKLLSTIHGLTKKVISRKKEEFKSGKKATILDEYTESNTSSAEPAKETSVEGLSFGQAAGLKDDLDVEDNDVGQKKRLAFLDLLLESSQSGVVISDEEIKEQVDTIMFEGHDTTAAGSSFFLSMMGVHQDIQDKVIEELDQIFGDSDRPATFQDTLEMKYLERCLMETLRMYPPVPIIARHIKQDITMPSNGKKIPAGTTVIVTTYKLHRRPDVYPNPDKFDPDNFLPERSANRHYYAFVPFSAGPRSCVGRKYAMLKLKIILSTILRNFRVQSDLKESDFKLQADIILKRAEGFKVKLQPRKRFAKAC, encoded by the exons ATGAGTTACACAGCAGCAGAGAGCGTTGCTGCCAGCAGCACCTGGGCGGCCACTAGCA TTTACATGCTGCTCGTGCCAGCCCTCATCCTCTGGTACGCCTACTGGAGAATGTCCAGGAGACACATGTACGAGCTCGCCGAAAAGATCAGCGGACCCACTGGACTACCCCTCCTTGGAAACGCCCTCGAATTTACTGGCGGTTCTGATC AGATCTTCAAGAACCTCGTCTCAAAGAGCACGCAGTACGACAAGGAGGGCATGGTGAAGCTCTGGATCGGGCCCAGGCTCCTCGTGTTCCTGTACGACCCCCGGGACGTTGAGCTGATCCTCAGCAGCCACGTGCTCATCGACAAGGCTGACGAGTACAGGTTCTTCAAGCCCTGGCTTGGAAACGGTCTTCTCATCAGCACTG GTCAAAAATGGCGTTCCCACCGCAAGCTGATCGCTCCCACCTTCCACCTGAACGTTCTGAAGAGCTTCATCGATCTCTTCAACGCCAACTCCCGCGCCGTCGTCGACAAGCTCAAGAAGGAGACAGCCGACTTCGACTGCCACGATTACATGAGCGAGTGCACCGTCGAAATCCTGCTTG AAACCGCTATGGGAGTCAGCAAGAGCACACAGGACCAGAGCGGCTTCGAATACGCTATGGCTGTCATGAAGATGTGCGATATCCTGCATCTGAGACACACCAAGATCTGGCTGAGACCCGACATGTTGTTCGGCCTCACCCAGTACGCCAAGAACCAGACCAAGCTTCTGAGCACTATCCATGGACTTACCAAGAAg GTCATCTCAAGGAAGAAGGAAGAGTTCAAATCTGGCAAGAAGGCAACCATCTTGGATGAGTATACCGAGTCCAACACATCTTCGGCCGAGCCCGCCAAGGAGACCTCAGTTGAGGGTCTGTCGTTCGGTCAGGCCGCTGGTCTCAAGGACGATCTTGACGTTGAGGACAATGATGTCGGACAGAAGAAGCGTCTGGCCTTCCTTGACTTGCTCTTGGAGAGCTCGCAAAGCGGAGTCGTCATTTCCGATGAGGAAATCAAGGAGCAGGTCGACACTATCATGTTTGAG GGTCACGACACTACCGCTGCCGGCAGCAGTTTCTTCCTGTCCATGATGGGAGTCCACCAAGACATCCAGGACAAAGTTATCGAGGAGCTCGACCAGATCTTCGGAGACTCAGACCGCCCCGCCACCTTCCAAGACACCCTTGAGATGAAATACCTCGAAAGGTGCCTTATGGAGACCCTTAGGATGTACCCGCCAGTACCCATCATCGCTCGTCACATCAAGCAAGATATTACTATGC CATCCAACGGCAAGAAGATCCCCGCGGGCACCACCGTGATCGTCACGACATACAAGCTGCACCGCCGCCCCGACGTATACCCCAACCCCGACAAATTCGACCCCGACAACTTCCTGCCTGAGCGCTCTGCTAACCGTCACTACTACGCGTTCGTGCCATTCTCCGCCGGACCTAGGAGTTGCGTCG GACGTAAATACGCTATGCTGAAGCTCAAGATTATCCTCTCCACCATCCTGAGGAACTTCCGCGTCCAGTCCGACCTCAAGGAATCCGACTTCAAACTACAAGCCGACATCATCTTAAAACGCGCAGAAGGCTTCAAGGTCAAACTTCAGCCCCGCAAGAGATTCGCAAAGGCTTGCTAA